A window of Paenibacillus polygoni contains these coding sequences:
- a CDS encoding DUF4870 domain-containing protein yields the protein MRQLLSSLSYFSIFFAPFLLPLIVWIIAQDNYVRGHAKKALFSHVFPFLALIPLLIFMFNANHTTSIIGYAILFFIIYVAVFIYNVFQGIKVLRDDA from the coding sequence ATGCGACAACTATTGTCATCTCTGAGTTATTTCAGTATTTTCTTCGCCCCATTTTTGCTTCCACTCATTGTATGGATTATAGCACAAGATAATTATGTTAGAGGACATGCCAAAAAAGCATTATTCTCACATGTGTTTCCTTTTCTTGCGCTGATTCCGCTGTTAATCTTCATGTTTAACGCGAACCATACCACGTCTATTATCGGCTATGCGATCCTTTTCTTCATTATTTATGTTGCTGTTTTTATCTATAATGTCTTTCAAGGTATTAAGGTGCTCCGCGATGATGCTTAA
- the mgtE gene encoding magnesium transporter has protein sequence MILRRRDKRSREEDLQALTISIEEAINTGRINQMASELEEWEPYDLAVVYEEINEVYRPQFMNALEIETLTRMLSELSPMIEVSALYILGKEKAAQVLNRMDNDDLADLLGEIPEEMREYLLSIMEVTERETVRELMNFGPETAGGIMTNRYVWFYAKYTVREAVEKVKHFADLTNDIQDLYVLNEEKELIGLTTYRDLVLAQATDLIEDLMGENVVKVPADMDQEEVAHLFEQYDLVSMPVEDVNGKLIGVVTFDDVLDVLRAEANEDINKLSATDKTIDYNTHPLTAAKRRLPWLIMLLFLGLLSGSIISIFEGTLSKVVALTFFMPMIAGMTGNTGTQSLAVVIRGLGPQTKMNRKTIFRLLRRELLVGIMIGVICGVSVALVAGFWQASFALGAVIGFSLLLTIIIGTMAGTVIPIILYKLKIDPAVASGPLITTLNDLFSLSVYFGTATIFISYLT, from the coding sequence ATGATATTGAGAAGACGAGACAAACGCAGTAGAGAAGAGGATCTTCAAGCCCTGACGATAAGCATTGAAGAAGCTATAAATACGGGGCGCATCAATCAGATGGCAAGTGAGCTTGAAGAGTGGGAACCATACGATCTTGCTGTTGTTTATGAAGAGATAAATGAGGTCTACCGTCCACAGTTTATGAATGCTCTTGAGATTGAAACATTGACAAGGATGCTGAGTGAACTTTCTCCTATGATTGAAGTAAGTGCACTGTACATACTTGGTAAAGAAAAGGCAGCACAAGTCCTCAATCGAATGGATAACGATGACCTTGCTGATTTATTAGGTGAGATCCCTGAAGAGATGAGAGAATATTTACTCTCTATAATGGAAGTAACGGAGAGAGAGACGGTCCGTGAGCTCATGAACTTTGGTCCAGAGACGGCCGGGGGCATCATGACGAACCGTTATGTATGGTTTTATGCGAAATATACGGTTCGCGAAGCGGTAGAGAAAGTAAAACATTTTGCAGATCTAACGAATGATATACAGGATCTATACGTGTTAAATGAAGAAAAAGAATTAATTGGACTGACAACATACCGAGATTTGGTACTAGCTCAGGCGACGGATCTGATTGAAGACTTGATGGGCGAAAATGTAGTCAAAGTTCCAGCAGATATGGACCAGGAGGAAGTAGCCCACTTATTTGAACAGTATGACCTCGTATCCATGCCGGTTGAAGATGTAAATGGAAAATTAATCGGGGTTGTTACTTTTGACGATGTCCTTGACGTATTACGGGCAGAAGCAAATGAAGATATTAACAAATTATCAGCGACCGATAAGACGATTGATTATAACACGCACCCATTGACCGCTGCCAAGCGCCGTCTGCCATGGCTCATTATGCTCTTGTTTCTTGGTTTGTTATCGGGCAGTATCATCAGTATATTTGAGGGGACGCTTAGTAAGGTAGTAGCTCTAACTTTCTTTATGCCAATGATTGCAGGGATGACAGGAAATACGGGGACACAGTCCTTAGCAGTGGTTATTCGGGGACTTGGCCCCCAAACGAAAATGAATCGGAAGACCATTTTTCGTCTGTTACGGCGTGAATTACTCGTAGGTATCATGATTGGGGTAATATGCGGTGTCAGTGTTGCACTTGTGGCTGGTTTCTGGCAGGCGAGTTTTGCACTCGGGGCTGTTATTGGATTCTCCCTTCTCCTAACGATTATTATTGGTACGATGGCGGGAACCGTCATTCCTATCATTTTGTACAAGTTGAAAATAGACCCTGCTGTAGCTTCAGGACCGCTGATCACTACACTGAATGACTTGTTCTCGTTATCTGTTTATTTTGGTACCGCTACTATATTTATTTCTTATTTAACCTGA
- the asnB gene encoding asparagine synthase (glutamine-hydrolyzing), with protein MCGITGFIQWNHDLTQDSELLVRMTESMSNRGPDAGGTWISGPCAFGHRRLSVMDPENGAQPMIMNHSDKQYTLVYNGELYNAPELKKELEQRGHQFKTTCDTEVLLASYVEWGPGCVDRFNGIFAFVIWDSGREHIFMARDRLGVKPLFYSHQGDTLVFGSEPKALLLHPAVEAVVGSEGLAEIFIIGPARTPGHGVYSSMKELRAGHAALFTRNGLRTYAYWKLESKPHEDDVEATAAEVRRLLIDTLERQLASDVPLGSLLSGGLDSSALSALAVHYYKRTGQGNIDTFSVDYVDNDKHFKAHAFQPNSDAPFIQRMVDELKTNHHFIEFDTDEVVEALNAATLSRDLPGMTDVDSSLYLFCREIKKKATVAISGEAADEVFGGYPWFHREDMLNSGTFPWAVAPKMRASLLSADIAEWTRPLEYLNDRYSDAVAETPLLAGETSKAAQMRVMSYLNITRFMPTLLDRKDRMSMGVGLEVRVPYCDHRLVEYVFNVPWEIKMTGDREKGILRKALEGILPDDVLYRKKSPYPKTHNPNYLAAVRQQMLDVLDDPNSPILPLIDVKKIKELASSKDASSNLPWFGQLMSGPQLFAYLTQVNFWLKTYKVAIR; from the coding sequence ATGTGCGGAATTACTGGATTTATACAGTGGAATCATGATCTCACGCAGGACTCTGAACTTCTTGTTCGCATGACTGAAAGTATGTCGAATCGAGGACCTGATGCGGGAGGAACCTGGATCTCTGGACCGTGCGCTTTTGGACATCGAAGACTGAGCGTCATGGACCCTGAGAACGGTGCCCAGCCCATGATTATGAATCATAGTGACAAACAGTATACCCTTGTATACAATGGAGAGCTTTATAATGCGCCCGAGCTAAAAAAAGAATTAGAACAGCGTGGACATCAATTCAAAACCACTTGTGATACAGAGGTGCTTTTGGCGAGTTATGTAGAATGGGGTCCCGGTTGTGTAGACCGGTTTAATGGTATTTTCGCTTTTGTTATATGGGACAGCGGACGTGAACATATTTTTATGGCAAGGGATCGTTTAGGCGTGAAGCCACTTTTCTACAGTCATCAAGGGGATACACTCGTATTTGGATCAGAACCAAAAGCCCTGCTGCTGCACCCTGCTGTGGAAGCCGTAGTTGGATCCGAAGGACTTGCTGAAATCTTTATTATCGGTCCTGCTAGAACACCAGGTCATGGTGTATATTCCTCAATGAAAGAACTTCGAGCAGGTCATGCCGCTCTCTTCACGAGAAATGGCCTCCGTACTTACGCTTACTGGAAGCTCGAAAGCAAACCTCATGAAGATGATGTGGAGGCAACGGCCGCGGAAGTTAGACGCCTGCTTATAGATACGCTTGAGCGTCAGCTTGCTTCTGATGTACCGCTCGGCTCTTTGTTATCAGGTGGACTCGATTCGAGTGCGCTCTCTGCACTTGCCGTTCATTATTATAAAAGAACAGGGCAAGGCAATATCGATACCTTCTCGGTCGATTACGTAGATAATGATAAACATTTTAAAGCCCACGCTTTTCAGCCTAATTCAGATGCCCCTTTTATTCAGCGAATGGTTGACGAACTGAAAACGAACCATCATTTTATCGAATTTGATACAGATGAAGTTGTGGAAGCACTCAATGCAGCTACTTTATCCAGAGATTTGCCGGGGATGACGGATGTGGATTCCTCGCTTTATTTGTTTTGCCGGGAGATTAAGAAAAAAGCAACGGTTGCTATATCTGGTGAAGCGGCAGACGAAGTATTTGGCGGTTATCCGTGGTTCCATCGTGAAGACATGCTGAACTCCGGCACCTTCCCTTGGGCGGTTGCGCCCAAAATGAGAGCAAGTCTCTTATCAGCTGATATCGCCGAGTGGACTCGTCCGCTTGAATACTTAAATGATCGCTATTCCGATGCTGTCGCAGAAACGCCGCTTCTAGCAGGCGAAACGAGTAAAGCTGCTCAAATGCGTGTGATGTCGTATCTAAATATTACCCGCTTTATGCCAACGCTGCTCGATCGAAAAGATCGGATGAGTATGGGAGTGGGTCTAGAAGTACGCGTCCCTTACTGTGATCATCGTCTGGTTGAATATGTATTTAATGTTCCTTGGGAGATTAAGATGACCGGGGATCGTGAAAAAGGAATTCTGCGTAAAGCACTTGAAGGCATTCTGCCGGATGATGTGCTCTACCGTAAAAAAAGTCCATATCCTAAAACCCACAATCCAAACTATTTGGCGGCGGTACGCCAGCAAATGCTAGATGTGCTGGACGATCCTAATTCACCGATACTGCCGCTTATTGATGTGAAGAAAATTAAAGAACTCGCCTCGTCTAAAGACGCGTCTTCCAACTTGCCATGGTTTGGCCAGCTGATGTCTGGTCCTCAGTTATTCGCCTATCTTACGCAAGTAAACTTCTGGCTTAAAACCTATAAAGTCGCGATTCGTTGA
- a CDS encoding XTP/dITP diphosphatase produces the protein MFQLDSSIVIVATKNKGKVREFSHAFAALGIEVKSMYDYPDLPDVVEDGETFAANAFKKAKTVGDALHLPVLADDSGLCVDRLDGAPGVYSARYAGEDASDADNNEKLLSTLLSLQLGEDTEQPLLSPARFVCALVLYDPSTGNKVESFGSVEGFITSEGAGQGGFGYDPLFYLPEYDKTMAELSLDEKQAISHRGAALRELMAKLKS, from the coding sequence ATGTTTCAGCTTGACAGCTCCATTGTTATTGTAGCTACGAAGAATAAAGGGAAAGTCCGTGAATTCTCTCATGCATTTGCTGCGCTTGGTATAGAAGTAAAGAGCATGTATGACTATCCGGATTTGCCTGATGTGGTGGAAGACGGAGAGACGTTTGCTGCTAATGCATTTAAAAAAGCAAAAACCGTAGGCGATGCGCTGCATCTGCCTGTACTCGCTGATGATTCGGGCTTATGCGTGGATCGATTAGACGGAGCACCGGGCGTATACTCTGCGAGATATGCCGGCGAAGATGCGAGTGATGCAGACAATAATGAGAAGCTGCTAAGTACACTTCTCTCTCTGCAGCTGGGTGAAGATACAGAGCAGCCTCTCCTTAGTCCTGCACGGTTTGTGTGTGCCTTAGTGCTATACGATCCTTCAACGGGAAACAAGGTGGAGTCATTCGGTTCAGTAGAAGGGTTTATCACATCAGAAGGTGCTGGACAAGGCGGCTTTGGATATGATCCGCTCTTTTATTTACCGGAGTATGACAAGACAATGGCTGAACTCAGCTTGGATGAGAAGCAAGCGATTAGTCACCGTGGAGCTGCTCTGCGCGAACTAATGGCAAAGTTAAAGTCTTAG
- the rph gene encoding ribonuclease PH: MRSNGRTSEQLRPITMTAGTNKFAEGSVFIEVGDTKVICTATVDEKVPHFMKGQGKGWVTAEYSMLPRATQTRNQREAARGKLTGRTMEIQRLIGRALRSVVDLQALGERTITLDCDVIQADGGTRTTSITGSFVAMAIAIDKIAQQHRLPVFPITDYLASVSVGVVGQEAMLDLNYEEDSKAKVDMNIVMTGSGEFVELQGTGEERPFSRKELDELLSLGERGVLEMIKLQKETLGPIALKIGSRGIGEA, from the coding sequence ATGAGATCTAACGGACGCACCAGTGAACAGCTTAGGCCGATCACGATGACCGCAGGTACCAACAAATTCGCAGAAGGTTCCGTATTTATTGAGGTGGGGGACACCAAAGTAATTTGTACAGCAACTGTGGATGAAAAGGTACCGCATTTCATGAAGGGACAAGGCAAAGGCTGGGTGACAGCTGAATATTCCATGCTTCCTCGGGCAACACAAACCCGGAATCAGCGCGAGGCAGCTCGCGGCAAATTAACGGGACGTACCATGGAGATACAAAGGCTCATCGGACGCGCATTGCGGTCCGTAGTTGATTTGCAAGCACTTGGCGAGCGCACCATTACCCTTGATTGCGATGTAATCCAGGCAGATGGAGGAACACGTACAACTTCTATTACCGGTTCCTTTGTTGCCATGGCCATTGCGATTGACAAAATTGCTCAGCAGCATCGTTTGCCTGTATTCCCGATCACTGATTATCTTGCTTCGGTGAGTGTCGGTGTAGTTGGACAGGAAGCTATGCTTGATCTGAACTATGAGGAAGATTCCAAAGCGAAAGTAGATATGAATATCGTGATGACAGGCAGCGGAGAGTTTGTAGAGCTGCAAGGAACAGGCGAAGAGAGACCATTCAGCCGTAAGGAACTGGACGAATTACTCAGCCTTGGGGAACGCGGTGTGCTTGAGATGATTAAGCTGCAGAAAGAAACCTTGGGCCCGATTGCACTGAAGATCGGTTCACGCGGAATTGGGGAGGCTTGA
- a CDS encoding GerMN domain-containing protein, translated as MSRFQRKVKMISAAGLITVPVLLTGCGIFPSQTSEPIDEPPSIIESAMIKAAEGKGGILQTAQATVYLKDQNGLLAPVTMSLPTVGDLTFAESELAALVTGGAYSGYLPEGFTGVLPQGTEIKDVSIDTDNKLAVVEFNSKFTEYKPEEERQILEALTWTLTENPDVQSVQLWVDGKKLNEMPVNGTPVAQSLTRGMGINLDLGGSLSTNSSPVTVYFTDSTPDGVEYYVPVTRLIEPSNDRLKSALTELIKGPGSDDLDMVLTAGTLLESVVTGEDGIVTVALQDDIFDEGVTVPTSLLQSVVMTVADNSGNPDIKVKITLNDQQTVMGEDEQNYGEPVTKPEYINEIPI; from the coding sequence ATGAGTCGTTTCCAGCGCAAGGTTAAAATGATATCTGCAGCGGGTCTGATTACGGTTCCTGTATTACTTACAGGATGCGGTATATTTCCATCTCAAACATCTGAGCCGATTGACGAGCCGCCTTCCATCATTGAATCTGCGATGATCAAGGCAGCCGAGGGTAAAGGAGGGATTCTTCAAACAGCCCAAGCTACGGTTTATTTGAAAGACCAGAATGGTCTCCTTGCTCCTGTTACTATGTCACTTCCTACGGTTGGGGATTTAACCTTTGCAGAGTCAGAACTTGCCGCACTTGTAACAGGAGGAGCTTACTCGGGGTATTTGCCGGAAGGATTTACAGGTGTGCTTCCCCAAGGAACAGAAATTAAGGATGTAAGTATTGATACAGATAACAAGCTGGCTGTTGTTGAATTCAACTCCAAATTTACAGAGTATAAGCCGGAAGAAGAACGTCAAATTCTTGAAGCACTCACTTGGACACTGACGGAAAATCCAGATGTACAGAGCGTACAGCTGTGGGTGGATGGGAAAAAACTGAACGAAATGCCAGTGAACGGAACACCGGTTGCACAGTCCTTAACACGAGGGATGGGGATCAATCTTGATCTTGGCGGTTCGCTGTCCACCAACTCAAGTCCTGTTACGGTATACTTTACCGACTCGACTCCGGACGGAGTAGAGTACTATGTACCTGTGACAAGGTTAATCGAACCGAGTAATGATCGCCTCAAATCAGCCCTGACTGAACTCATTAAAGGACCAGGAAGCGATGATCTGGATATGGTGCTGACAGCAGGCACACTTCTAGAATCGGTCGTAACTGGAGAAGATGGTATCGTGACCGTAGCTCTGCAGGATGATATTTTTGACGAAGGAGTTACGGTCCCAACCTCGCTCTTACAATCGGTTGTAATGACCGTAGCTGATAACTCAGGCAATCCGGATATCAAAGTAAAAATTACACTAAATGATCAGCAGACAGTAATGGGTGAAGATGAACAGAATTATGGGGAACCGGTCACGAAACCTGAGTATATTAATGAAATTCCGATTTAA
- a CDS encoding phosphatidylglycerophosphatase A family protein, whose translation MTLDNMPYSLNSRKVAEATNEWLEKRGVKVEEIAELVMLLQSKYYPELTMEECIHNVKQVLKKREVQNAVITGIQLDILAEEGKLISPLQDMIKHDEGLYGVDEVLAFSIVNVYGSIGFTNYGYIDKLKPGILEKLNDKNDGHIHTFLDDIVGAVAASASSRIAHRKQAEREEELGGYPVRDDMEEIMEIEK comes from the coding sequence ATGACACTGGATAACATGCCTTATAGCTTGAACAGCCGTAAGGTAGCCGAAGCAACGAATGAATGGCTGGAGAAACGCGGTGTAAAAGTAGAAGAGATTGCGGAACTTGTGATGCTGCTGCAATCAAAATACTATCCTGAGCTCACCATGGAAGAGTGCATTCATAACGTGAAACAAGTGCTCAAGAAACGCGAAGTGCAAAATGCAGTAATTACAGGGATCCAGCTAGATATCCTTGCAGAAGAAGGCAAACTTATCTCGCCGCTGCAGGATATGATTAAACATGATGAAGGTCTTTACGGAGTCGATGAGGTGCTCGCATTTTCCATCGTGAACGTATATGGCAGTATTGGTTTTACCAATTACGGATACATCGACAAATTAAAGCCGGGGATTTTAGAAAAATTAAATGATAAAAATGATGGTCATATTCACACCTTCCTTGACGATATTGTAGGTGCTGTCGCTGCTTCAGCAAGCAGCCGGATTGCTCACCGGAAACAAGCGGAACGGGAAGAAGAACTCGGCGGATACCCGGTTAGAGACGATATGGAAGAGATCATGGAAATTGAAAAATAA
- a CDS encoding MBL fold metallo-hydrolase, which yields MKLPEWTFHEEEQMTQIKISMSGPLRWVNSYLWRGETGVVIVDPGPRSNQTEEEWRVVWNNLSISPQEITDIILTHHHPDHYGLAGWMQEQTGANVWMSQRAHQEAEFMWGKKAEINHILPVYFRSHGMTEKWAEQLLPHLESFDSQVTPAPIVHYVEEGNFEVGGRRFRVIETFGHAPGHLSFYEVDRELILCGDAVLPQISPNISLLPGSDPEPLLHFMQGLDQLGALSVRKAFPGHRHPMKSFRERVSSLKIHHEERLNEMERMIGEQPQTAFDVCIALFGEKFGIHQMRFAMAETLAHLQELVRQGRADLIQIAEQGSKHSQYVYVISTKDNP from the coding sequence ATGAAACTGCCTGAATGGACATTCCACGAGGAAGAACAAATGACGCAGATTAAAATCTCCATGTCCGGCCCCTTACGATGGGTGAACAGTTATCTGTGGAGAGGGGAGACAGGTGTTGTGATTGTGGATCCTGGTCCGCGTAGCAATCAGACGGAAGAAGAATGGCGCGTTGTCTGGAATAACCTATCGATTTCGCCGCAGGAGATTACCGATATTATACTGACGCATCATCACCCAGACCATTACGGACTAGCCGGATGGATGCAGGAACAGACAGGTGCAAACGTATGGATGTCTCAAAGAGCACATCAGGAAGCGGAGTTTATGTGGGGAAAAAAGGCGGAGATTAATCACATTCTGCCCGTGTATTTTCGCAGCCATGGTATGACAGAGAAGTGGGCGGAGCAGCTGCTTCCTCACCTAGAAAGTTTTGATTCACAGGTCACTCCAGCGCCCATAGTCCATTATGTAGAAGAAGGCAATTTTGAAGTGGGCGGACGGAGATTCCGGGTCATTGAAACTTTCGGGCATGCACCGGGACATTTGTCATTCTACGAGGTGGACCGAGAACTGATCCTATGCGGAGATGCGGTCTTGCCGCAAATTTCCCCAAATATAAGCTTACTGCCTGGAAGTGACCCAGAGCCGCTGCTGCATTTTATGCAAGGGTTGGACCAGCTCGGAGCACTCTCTGTACGCAAAGCTTTTCCAGGTCATAGGCATCCGATGAAATCTTTTCGTGAGCGTGTAAGCTCGCTGAAGATCCACCACGAAGAACGGCTGAATGAGATGGAGAGAATGATTGGCGAACAGCCGCAGACTGCATTTGACGTTTGCATAGCCTTATTTGGAGAGAAATTTGGTATTCATCAAATGCGCTTTGCCATGGCAGAGACGCTAGCTCATCTGCAAGAACTTGTTCGTCAGGGGAGAGCGGATCTCATACAGATCGCAGAGCAGGGAAGCAAGCATTCGCAGTATGTTTATGTAATTAGTACGAAGGACAACCCTTAA
- a CDS encoding DUF72 domain-containing protein yields the protein MIHIGLTGWGDHDDLYLPGTKPKDKLAEYSAHFPIVEVDSSFYAVQPAARMAKWTEDTPEHFSFIVKAYQGMTGHLRGKPYFSDTESMYAAFNESLTPMIECGKLKAVLFQFPPWFDCTRDNVNTLREIKERMQGIPCALEFRHRSWFEGDMQDKTLAFMRREGWIHSICDEPDAGQGSVPTILSATDDDLSIIRFHGRNAAGWHQSGAPNWREVRYLYRYNEEELTDWKQKLDKLARQSKEICIVFNNNSGGDAAANAKQLMTLLGMTPQPLASDLVKQRQEEEPEQLELF from the coding sequence ATGATCCATATTGGTCTAACGGGCTGGGGCGACCATGATGATCTGTACCTGCCCGGCACGAAACCCAAAGATAAACTGGCCGAATACAGCGCTCATTTTCCCATTGTGGAAGTTGACAGCAGCTTCTATGCTGTTCAGCCGGCAGCGCGCATGGCAAAGTGGACGGAAGATACACCGGAACATTTTTCATTTATTGTCAAAGCGTATCAAGGGATGACAGGCCATCTTCGCGGCAAACCTTACTTTTCAGACACAGAAAGTATGTATGCTGCTTTCAACGAATCTCTTACACCTATGATCGAATGCGGCAAACTAAAAGCTGTGTTATTTCAGTTTCCGCCTTGGTTTGATTGTACGAGGGACAACGTAAATACACTGCGTGAGATCAAGGAACGTATGCAGGGAATTCCTTGTGCACTGGAGTTTCGTCATCGGAGCTGGTTTGAAGGTGACATGCAGGATAAAACACTTGCTTTCATGCGCCGAGAAGGCTGGATTCACAGTATCTGCGATGAACCGGACGCGGGACAAGGCTCTGTCCCTACGATCCTATCGGCCACAGACGATGACCTGTCCATCATTCGCTTTCATGGCAGGAATGCCGCTGGCTGGCATCAGAGCGGGGCACCAAACTGGCGGGAAGTGAGATATCTTTACCGCTACAACGAAGAGGAACTTACCGATTGGAAGCAGAAACTGGATAAATTAGCTCGTCAAAGCAAAGAAATCTGCATCGTTTTTAACAACAACTCCGGCGGAGATGCGGCGGCTAATGCAAAACAGCTCATGACCTTATTAGGCATGACTCCTCAGCCTCTAGCTTCTGATCTCGTGAAACAAAGACAGGAAGAAGAACCCGAGCAGCTTGAACTCTTCTAA
- a CDS encoding glycoside hydrolase family 88/105 protein, with the protein MCLCERLPEATTGSYAYVWGKLWSGQPQETKLNMSLICYSPVKIYVNGALFFTSDLHQELFPERRTALQIPVQYGWNDVILQFVKTDVGFGGAFGTGSFKNFPLHFIVPSHDRNGMEGWLYSEAFEEPPAELPRQGMTEEETGLTWYPRQHWSDLENHSGVFARLYGTEEQAEAYAWTTIAVNKRGGTPLLLKGRHDGPITVYLDGAIIYESKAAEGELILPIQRRFGVHHLIIKGACLDSSVSRWGFHLEEIEQESGAALISPYPVAGSRDPYLYLGPFEPGTNLTPAQVQEVHRVFDDGKRGVYYELDQPRTTIRPYLENTHYGKWNYPLGVTLLGLLHTGTELGREDYIRYGVDHISLSTTFDQYGLWDRAMYGAAGINNQLSAIDSLDDCGSFGATMMAAMDLADIPYGRETADRIAAYITEEQERLEDGAFFRQRGSGEMRQETMWCDDLYMSTPFLSRYARLTGDTSYLEDAVQQFLLFRKYLYIPKLQVMSHVYDFVRGSATGIPWGRGNGWVLFSLTELLEILPENHAKRTELMSFYRDLCEGYLRLQGENGLWHQVLNRPDSYEESSCTSMFIYAYAKGIRNGWLTAPALYIDAVFQGWRGLTRIAIDAKGNIYGVCRGSGYSFTAAYYKDDLGWNLNDTHGIGIVLLAGVETLRLQNELKKTEAAEAAVVSPRSS; encoded by the coding sequence ATGTGCCTCTGTGAACGTCTGCCGGAAGCGACTACTGGAAGTTATGCATATGTATGGGGAAAGCTGTGGAGCGGGCAACCGCAGGAAACAAAACTGAATATGAGTCTAATCTGTTATAGTCCTGTGAAGATTTATGTGAACGGAGCCTTGTTTTTTACTTCGGATCTGCATCAGGAGCTATTTCCTGAAAGGCGTACCGCCCTGCAAATTCCCGTACAGTACGGCTGGAATGATGTCATTCTTCAGTTTGTGAAGACGGATGTCGGGTTTGGCGGTGCATTTGGTACAGGTTCATTCAAGAACTTTCCACTTCATTTTATCGTTCCAAGTCATGATCGGAATGGTATGGAAGGGTGGCTGTATTCGGAAGCATTTGAAGAGCCTCCGGCAGAGCTGCCTCGACAAGGAATGACCGAAGAAGAAACAGGACTTACCTGGTATCCTCGGCAGCACTGGAGTGATCTAGAGAACCATTCCGGAGTATTCGCAAGGCTCTATGGAACAGAGGAGCAGGCAGAAGCGTATGCCTGGACAACAATTGCCGTGAACAAACGGGGAGGCACCCCTCTCTTATTGAAGGGCAGACACGACGGACCGATTACGGTTTACTTAGATGGAGCGATAATCTATGAATCAAAGGCAGCCGAAGGGGAATTGATACTGCCAATTCAGCGCAGGTTCGGTGTTCATCATTTAATCATTAAGGGAGCTTGTCTTGATTCGTCGGTTTCCCGGTGGGGATTTCATCTGGAGGAGATCGAGCAGGAGAGCGGGGCAGCACTGATCTCACCTTATCCAGTAGCGGGCAGCCGCGATCCTTACTTATACCTAGGACCTTTTGAGCCGGGAACAAACTTGACCCCGGCTCAGGTTCAGGAAGTGCACCGTGTATTTGATGATGGCAAACGAGGCGTATACTATGAGCTGGATCAGCCGAGAACGACCATCCGGCCTTATCTTGAAAACACGCATTATGGCAAATGGAATTATCCTTTAGGGGTTACCTTACTCGGCCTTCTGCATACGGGAACAGAGCTTGGAAGAGAAGATTATATTCGCTACGGCGTAGATCATATTTCCCTCAGCACCACCTTTGATCAGTATGGGTTGTGGGACAGGGCCATGTATGGAGCGGCAGGGATTAATAATCAATTGTCAGCCATCGATAGTTTGGACGACTGCGGTTCTTTTGGTGCAACGATGATGGCTGCAATGGATCTAGCGGATATTCCTTATGGAAGAGAGACAGCAGACCGTATTGCTGCTTATATTACAGAGGAGCAAGAACGTTTGGAAGATGGGGCTTTCTTTCGCCAAAGAGGCAGTGGAGAGATGCGCCAGGAGACCATGTGGTGTGATGATTTGTATATGAGCACACCATTTCTGTCCCGTTACGCGCGGCTGACCGGGGATACCTCCTATCTAGAGGATGCGGTACAACAATTTCTGCTGTTCCGTAAATATCTCTATATTCCAAAACTGCAAGTCATGTCTCATGTATATGATTTTGTTAGAGGCAGCGCAACGGGAATCCCATGGGGAAGAGGAAATGGATGGGTGCTTTTTTCGCTCACTGAACTTCTGGAGATCCTTCCTGAGAATCATGCCAAGCGCACAGAACTAATGTCATTTTACAGAGATTTGTGCGAAGGTTATCTTCGTCTGCAAGGAGAAAATGGTCTATGGCATCAGGTACTAAACCGTCCTGACAGTTATGAAGAAAGCTCTTGCACGTCTATGTTTATCTATGCTTATGCTAAAGGGATTCGAAACGGCTGGCTAACCGCTCCTGCTCTATATATTGATGCGGTATTCCAAGGCTGGAGAGGACTGACTCGTATCGCGATTGACGCAAAAGGCAATATTTACGGTGTCTGCCGCGGCTCGGGGTATTCTTTTACAGCGGCTTATTATAAAGATGATTTAGGATGGAACCTGAATGATACTCATGGAATTGGAATCGTGCTTCTGGCAGGGGTAGAAACGCTGCGTTTACAAAATGAGCTTAAAAAAACAGAAGCAGCAGAAGCCGCAGTCGTTTCCCCTCGTTCTTCTTAA